In one Ornithinimicrobium pratense genomic region, the following are encoded:
- a CDS encoding aminomethyltransferase family protein, which produces MTPSRNTNHNHPTVDQGRTVPVNLRQTGPTPVELLISTRIRKSPYWHLSVAAGAWRAEVYNRVYHPRGYVAMDEGGPLNEHQAVVNDVTMWNVAVERQIQVKGPDAEDFVNYVITRQAKKISPMHARYVILCNEAGGILNDPVLLRLSQDEFWFSLSDSDLMLWLQGVNVGKGYDVHIQEIDVAPVQIQGPKSEALMRDLIGPVIADIPNYGLAAAEVAGLPVIVSQTGFTGEKGYEIYLYDATLHAEEMWKAVLEAGKAHNLRVIAPAHPRRVQAGILSWGQDMDAETSPLQTNLAYQVPRMKDEDYVGKAALEAQRAQLEAGNPPFTQMLVGMRLGGKPITDYAPDFWLVSTAEQDDPVGYLTSPWYSPELETNIALGYVPIEQSQVGTQLRVWLPEEYAETSGEPVDAVVVEVPFRPSVNPNTREVLKDEGKQFL; this is translated from the coding sequence ATGACTCCGTCCCGGAACACCAACCACAACCACCCGACGGTGGACCAGGGCCGGACCGTTCCGGTCAACCTTCGGCAGACCGGACCGACCCCGGTGGAACTGCTGATCTCCACCCGCATCCGCAAGTCCCCCTACTGGCACCTGTCGGTCGCCGCCGGCGCCTGGCGCGCCGAGGTCTACAACCGCGTCTACCACCCGCGTGGGTATGTCGCCATGGATGAGGGGGGTCCGCTCAACGAGCACCAGGCCGTGGTCAACGACGTCACCATGTGGAATGTCGCAGTGGAGCGGCAGATCCAGGTCAAGGGCCCGGACGCTGAGGATTTCGTCAACTACGTCATCACGCGGCAGGCCAAGAAGATCTCGCCGATGCACGCGCGCTACGTCATCCTGTGCAACGAGGCCGGCGGCATCCTGAACGACCCGGTGCTGCTGCGCCTGTCGCAGGACGAGTTCTGGTTCAGCCTGTCCGACTCCGACCTCATGCTGTGGCTGCAGGGGGTGAACGTCGGCAAGGGGTATGACGTGCACATCCAGGAGATCGACGTGGCCCCGGTCCAGATCCAGGGCCCGAAGTCCGAGGCCTTGATGCGTGACCTGATCGGCCCGGTGATCGCCGACATCCCGAACTACGGTCTCGCCGCGGCCGAGGTTGCCGGGCTGCCGGTGATCGTCTCCCAGACCGGGTTCACCGGTGAGAAGGGTTACGAGATCTACCTCTACGACGCCACCTTGCACGCCGAGGAGATGTGGAAGGCGGTACTGGAGGCCGGCAAGGCGCACAACCTGCGGGTGATCGCCCCGGCCCACCCCCGACGTGTCCAGGCGGGCATCCTCTCCTGGGGTCAGGACATGGACGCCGAGACCTCGCCGCTGCAGACCAACCTGGCCTACCAGGTGCCGCGGATGAAGGATGAGGACTACGTCGGCAAGGCAGCGCTAGAGGCCCAGCGGGCACAGCTGGAGGCAGGCAACCCGCCCTTCACCCAGATGCTGGTCGGGATGCGGCTCGGTGGGAAGCCGATCACCGACTACGCGCCAGACTTCTGGTTGGTCAGCACCGCCGAGCAGGACGACCCGGTCGGCTACCTGACCTCACCCTGGTACTCCCCCGAGCTCGAAACCAACATCGCCCTCGGGTACGTGCCGATCGAGCAGAGCCAGGTCGGCACCCAGCTGCGGGTATGGCTGCCCGAGGAGTATGCCGAGACCTCCGGTGAACCGGTCGACGCCGTGGTGGTGGAGGTGCCCTTCCGCCCGTCGGTCAACCCCAACACCCGCGAGGTGCTCAAGGACGAGGGCAAGCAGTTCCTCTGA
- a CDS encoding citrate/2-methylcitrate synthase: MEQTQNSTMTTPPGLKGVVVADTRTGDVRGEEGFYHFREYSAVELARSRSFEDVCHLMLEGTLPTPAQSQVLQDRLAQASVLPHGLLEVLLDVARTGPDRASLARLRTAVSHLGALEGFGPTYGADPAQVRADVLRLVGAVPVIQAALYRLRHGLEPLPARPELGAAGSWLWMLTGEEPSAQHSRAITAYLTSTVDHGFSASTFAARVVTSAGSDVASAVCAAIGTFAGPLHGGAPDRALDSLDEIGSPERASDWVRDKVAGGERIMGFGHAVYRVMDPRAAMLREIAQDLGGPLADLAVRVEQEVIDALAELKPGRALHTNVEYYAGVVMEQCGIPREMFTPTFATARVVGWGAHILEQAQESKIFRPSARYVGPQAPAPVPGTSS; the protein is encoded by the coding sequence ATGGAGCAGACCCAGAACAGCACGATGACCACCCCACCCGGCCTCAAGGGCGTCGTCGTCGCGGACACGCGGACCGGCGACGTGCGCGGCGAGGAGGGGTTCTACCACTTCCGGGAGTACTCCGCGGTGGAGCTCGCCCGGTCGCGGAGCTTTGAGGACGTCTGCCACCTGATGCTGGAGGGCACCCTGCCCACCCCTGCGCAGTCGCAGGTCCTCCAGGACCGGCTCGCCCAGGCGTCCGTGCTGCCGCACGGGCTGCTCGAGGTGCTGCTCGACGTGGCCCGCACGGGGCCGGACCGTGCATCTTTGGCCAGGTTGCGCACCGCGGTCTCGCACCTGGGGGCACTCGAGGGCTTCGGTCCCACGTACGGCGCGGACCCCGCCCAGGTGCGGGCCGACGTCCTGCGACTGGTGGGCGCGGTCCCGGTCATCCAGGCGGCGCTCTACCGGCTGCGCCACGGGCTGGAGCCGCTGCCCGCACGGCCCGAGCTCGGCGCGGCCGGCAGCTGGCTGTGGATGTTGACCGGGGAGGAACCAAGCGCGCAGCACAGCCGCGCGATCACGGCATACCTCACCAGCACGGTCGACCACGGCTTCAGCGCGAGCACCTTCGCCGCGCGGGTGGTGACCTCCGCCGGCTCCGACGTCGCCTCCGCCGTGTGCGCCGCGATCGGCACCTTCGCCGGGCCGCTGCACGGCGGCGCCCCGGACCGTGCTCTGGACTCCCTCGACGAGATCGGCTCACCGGAGCGGGCATCGGACTGGGTGCGCGACAAGGTGGCTGGCGGCGAGCGGATCATGGGCTTCGGACACGCCGTCTACCGGGTCATGGACCCCCGGGCGGCGATGCTGCGCGAGATCGCCCAGGACCTTGGTGGGCCGCTGGCCGACCTGGCGGTCCGGGTGGAGCAGGAGGTCATCGACGCGCTCGCCGAGCTCAAGCCCGGCCGCGCCCTGCACACCAACGTCGAGTATTACGCGGGCGTGGTCATGGAGCAGTGCGGCATCCCCCGCGAGATGTTCACCCCGACCTTCGCGACCGCTCGCGTCGTCGGCTGGGGCGCGCACATCCTCGAGCAGGCGCAGGAGAGCAAGATCTTCCGGCCATCGGCAAGGTATGTCGGTCCACAGGCACCGGCCCCGGTGCCGGGCACCAGCTCGTAG
- a CDS encoding methylenetetrahydrofolate reductase, translating into MISNKRPPPALKSLLLEARLEVLPSGGIVDRVHEHVAPGRTVTVTASPTKGLDATLEVTERLAQRYRVVPHLAARMVPRAGLPDLVSRLQEAGVTEVFVPGGDASGTVETFDSALDLLLALDELGRPFEQVGITGYPESHPGIEDHVLVQSMWDKREHATAIVSNMTFDHAMVGRWLESVRDRGVTLPVHIGVPGPVDPGKLLRMATTIGVGDSMRFLRKQKNVFARIALPGFSSTTFVRKVAQLAADERLGIRGLHIYTFNQVGRIEAWRREQLDRL; encoded by the coding sequence GTGATAAGCAACAAGCGTCCACCGCCGGCCCTGAAGTCGCTGCTGCTCGAGGCCAGGCTGGAGGTGCTGCCATCCGGGGGCATCGTCGACCGGGTGCACGAGCACGTGGCGCCGGGTCGCACCGTCACCGTGACCGCGTCACCGACCAAGGGACTGGACGCCACGCTTGAAGTCACCGAACGGCTGGCGCAGCGCTACCGCGTGGTGCCGCACCTGGCGGCACGGATGGTGCCCCGGGCTGGGTTGCCCGACCTGGTGTCCCGGCTGCAGGAAGCGGGCGTGACCGAGGTGTTCGTGCCCGGGGGGGACGCGTCGGGCACCGTCGAGACCTTCGACAGTGCCCTGGACCTGTTGCTCGCCCTCGACGAGCTGGGCAGGCCCTTCGAGCAGGTGGGCATCACTGGCTATCCGGAGTCCCATCCCGGCATCGAGGACCACGTCCTGGTGCAGTCCATGTGGGACAAGCGCGAGCACGCCACTGCCATCGTCTCCAACATGACGTTCGACCACGCGATGGTGGGCAGGTGGCTGGAGTCGGTCCGCGACCGCGGCGTCACGCTGCCCGTGCACATCGGCGTCCCCGGCCCGGTCGACCCCGGCAAGCTGCTGCGGATGGCCACGACGATCGGGGTCGGTGACTCAATGCGCTTCCTGCGCAAGCAGAAGAATGTGTTCGCGCGGATCGCCTTGCCCGGCTTCTCCAGCACGACCTTCGTGCGCAAGGTCGCCCAGCTGGCTGCGGATGAGCGCCTAGGGATCCGCGGGCTGCACATCTACACCTTCAACCAGGTCGGCCGCATCGAGGCCTGGCGGCGTGAGCAGCTGGACAGGCTCTAG
- a CDS encoding IclR family transcriptional regulator — protein MGEERTEASGVVQSVHRALTILELLARSGEVSVSEVAAELGVHRSTASRLVAALVEHEMVQQPEVRGRVRLGPGILRLAGAANARLDLVQEARPVCRALAARTNETVNLAVLADRSALYVDQVIGPSTITSYNWVGQHIPLHATSNGRILVSEMPSSVRLDTWGELSAYTDQTVTDAGVLEQLVAQARTQGYAVVRDELDVGLTAVAAPVRNAHGEISASMSISGPTFRIGPARVDELVPLLVRAAGAVSARLGWLGEAAPGAGPGTAVLRGP, from the coding sequence ATGGGTGAGGAGCGAACCGAGGCTTCGGGGGTGGTGCAGTCAGTGCACCGCGCCCTCACCATCCTGGAGCTGCTGGCCCGGAGCGGGGAGGTCAGCGTGAGCGAGGTCGCGGCCGAGCTCGGGGTGCACCGGTCGACGGCGAGCCGACTGGTGGCGGCCCTGGTGGAGCACGAGATGGTGCAGCAGCCGGAGGTCCGTGGACGGGTCCGGCTGGGGCCGGGAATCCTGCGCCTGGCCGGTGCAGCCAACGCACGGCTTGACCTGGTGCAGGAGGCGAGGCCGGTGTGCCGGGCGCTGGCGGCACGGACGAACGAGACCGTGAACCTCGCCGTCCTCGCCGACCGGTCGGCGCTTTACGTGGACCAGGTGATCGGGCCGTCCACGATCACCTCGTACAACTGGGTGGGTCAGCACATCCCGCTGCACGCGACCTCCAACGGCAGGATCCTGGTCAGCGAGATGCCCTCCTCGGTGCGCCTCGACACCTGGGGCGAGCTGTCGGCATACACCGACCAGACCGTGACCGATGCCGGGGTGCTGGAGCAGCTGGTGGCGCAGGCGCGGACGCAGGGGTATGCCGTGGTGCGGGACGAGCTGGATGTGGGCCTGACGGCGGTCGCCGCGCCGGTGCGCAACGCGCACGGGGAGATCAGCGCCTCGATGAGCATCTCCGGACCGACCTTCCGGATCGGTCCGGCACGGGTCGACGAGCTGGTGCCGCTCCTGGTCCGCGCCGCCGGCGCCGTCTCGGCCCGGCTCGGTTGGCTCGGTGAGGCGGCCCCGGGGGCGGGACCAGGCACGGCAGTCCTGCGCGGCCCTTGA
- a CDS encoding citrate/2-methylcitrate synthase, with the protein MDGELTTGQVADYLGVKVQTVYAYVSRGVLAPVRREPGTGSLFALADVRGLVRGGRAGRRGGPAASDDVRTQVTEVTGGHLAYRGHDVEDLAGTWSFEQVRELLVGVPGDASWPGPGERESLAALTAALPERTGVMDRFKHAVLVAGATDVGRHDRSPGAFARAGTRSAAFMALSLPGAEPAPAGRPTLAGTLTTYLDRCPTELLDAALVLLADHDLAVSTTAVRVAVSSGADPYSALLAGLAAADSPLHLTASLQVLDWLSGAVRDPQGAIDAALAGRRPPGFGHVVYTEQDPRAQLLLERLEPACDRDELAALRTIEAELLERRGWVLNIDVGLALLVRVLGLPRDAGPVIFACARTAGWTAHAVEELREPGMRFRLRGVYNGPRRG; encoded by the coding sequence ATGGACGGTGAGCTGACGACGGGACAGGTGGCGGACTACCTCGGGGTCAAGGTGCAGACGGTCTACGCCTACGTCAGCCGCGGTGTGCTGGCCCCGGTCCGGCGGGAGCCGGGGACCGGGAGCCTCTTCGCCCTCGCCGACGTGCGCGGCCTGGTGCGGGGCGGGCGTGCCGGGCGGCGCGGCGGGCCGGCGGCCAGCGACGACGTCCGCACCCAGGTCACCGAGGTCACCGGAGGCCACCTGGCCTACCGGGGTCACGACGTGGAGGACCTGGCCGGCACGTGGTCCTTCGAACAGGTGCGGGAGTTGCTCGTGGGTGTGCCTGGCGACGCGTCCTGGCCGGGCCCGGGCGAGCGAGAGTCCCTGGCGGCCCTGACCGCCGCGTTGCCGGAGCGGACCGGTGTCATGGACCGGTTCAAGCACGCCGTGCTCGTCGCCGGGGCCACCGACGTGGGACGGCACGACCGCAGCCCGGGGGCTTTCGCCCGCGCCGGGACGCGGTCGGCGGCCTTCATGGCCCTGTCCCTGCCGGGTGCGGAGCCGGCGCCGGCGGGCCGGCCGACCCTGGCGGGGACGTTGACGACATACCTCGACCGCTGTCCGACCGAGCTGCTCGACGCGGCCCTGGTGCTCCTGGCCGACCACGACCTCGCAGTGTCGACGACCGCGGTCCGCGTCGCGGTGTCCTCCGGCGCCGACCCCTACAGCGCGCTGCTCGCCGGGCTCGCCGCAGCGGACAGCCCGCTGCACCTCACCGCCTCGCTGCAGGTGCTGGACTGGCTGTCCGGGGCGGTGCGTGACCCGCAGGGCGCCATCGACGCGGCCCTGGCCGGGCGCCGCCCGCCCGGCTTCGGCCACGTGGTCTACACCGAGCAGGACCCTCGGGCCCAGCTCCTGCTCGAGCGGCTGGAGCCGGCGTGCGACCGCGATGAGCTGGCGGCGCTGCGCACGATCGAGGCCGAGCTGCTCGAGCGGCGGGGCTGGGTGCTGAACATCGACGTGGGGCTTGCCCTGCTGGTGCGCGTCCTGGGTCTGCCCCGCGACGCTGGACCGGTGATCTTCGCCTGCGCCCGGACAGCCGGCTGGACCGCGCACGCCGTCGAGGAGCTGCGCGAGCCCGGCATGCGGTTTCGTCTCCGGGGGGTCTACAACGGGCCCCGTCGCGGCTGA
- a CDS encoding PrsW family intramembrane metalloprotease — MSHAPPPPPTGDPVHAGWHQLMTYQPQVPAPANPTRRPMLRGIVGWSVVAVVFGLAALAMTFVVTTAVGPRAALLALVSSAIALGIVIPLFLWVDRLEAEPPRLLWFAFLWGALISTLGALVLGELGLAFFAGLDADPMVLGAVVIAPVTEEVLKGLGVLLIFLLARREFNGVIDGIVYAGIVAAGFAFVENILYLGTMYVDGGVPGLVAIFVMRCLVSPFAHPMFTICIGLALGLIAHRRRWSSAWIVLLGLAGAIFLHGLWNYSAVVRAEAYLLIFVLVQIPLFVGFLLLLYWARRRESRLLRDILTGYGLNGWYTPAEVAMLADPGERRRARAWARGIGGRRAQQAMRAFQDESGELAMVRKHMVHGGGGTDPHWLEHERRLLKAVSAHRQVFVPRA, encoded by the coding sequence ATGTCGCACGCGCCCCCGCCACCGCCCACGGGTGATCCGGTGCACGCCGGCTGGCACCAGTTGATGACCTATCAGCCGCAGGTGCCGGCCCCGGCCAACCCCACCCGGCGCCCGATGCTGCGGGGCATCGTCGGCTGGAGCGTCGTCGCGGTCGTCTTCGGACTGGCCGCCCTGGCCATGACCTTCGTGGTGACCACTGCGGTCGGCCCCCGCGCCGCCCTGCTGGCCCTGGTGAGCTCGGCGATCGCGCTGGGGATCGTCATACCCCTCTTCCTGTGGGTCGACCGACTCGAGGCCGAGCCGCCGCGCCTGCTGTGGTTCGCCTTCCTGTGGGGCGCGCTGATCTCCACCCTCGGCGCGCTGGTCCTCGGTGAGCTCGGCCTGGCGTTCTTCGCCGGGCTGGACGCCGACCCGATGGTGCTTGGAGCGGTGGTCATCGCCCCGGTAACCGAAGAGGTGCTCAAGGGCCTGGGGGTGCTGCTGATCTTCCTCCTGGCCCGGCGCGAGTTCAACGGCGTCATCGACGGCATCGTCTACGCCGGCATCGTGGCGGCCGGCTTCGCCTTCGTGGAGAACATCCTCTACCTGGGCACGATGTATGTCGACGGCGGCGTCCCCGGCCTCGTTGCGATCTTCGTCATGCGCTGCCTGGTGAGCCCATTCGCGCACCCGATGTTCACCATCTGCATCGGGCTGGCCCTCGGGCTCATCGCGCACCGACGCCGCTGGAGCTCGGCGTGGATCGTGCTGCTCGGCCTGGCCGGCGCGATCTTCCTGCACGGGCTGTGGAACTACAGCGCGGTCGTCCGGGCCGAGGCCTACCTGCTGATCTTCGTGCTGGTCCAGATCCCGCTCTTCGTCGGCTTCCTGCTGCTGCTCTACTGGGCCCGCCGCCGGGAGTCGCGGCTGCTGCGGGACATTCTCACCGGCTACGGCCTGAACGGCTGGTACACCCCCGCGGAGGTGGCTATGCTCGCCGATCCCGGTGAGCGCCGTCGTGCCCGGGCGTGGGCCCGCGGGATCGGTGGCCGACGCGCCCAGCAGGCGATGCGGGCCTTCCAGGACGAGAGTGGGGAGCTGGCGATGGTGCGCAAGCACATGGTGCACGGCGGGGGCGGCACCGACCCGCACTGGCTCGAGCACGAGCGTCGCCTGCTGAAGGCGGTCAGCGCCCACCGCCAGGTCTTCGTCCCCAGGGCCTGA
- a CDS encoding IclR family transcriptional regulator yields MAAEGSDGGDRSPVQSVDRALTILEILARTGEAGLGEIAEELGVHKSTVSRMVAALSAHDLVEQSEARGPVRLGAGILRLAGATTARLDLVQEGRPVCRRLAEETGETVNVAVMAGHTALYVDQALGPSTITSHNWVGQQIPLHATSNGRVLVGALSPAERRKAWGELTAFTEHTVTQPAELERLVAVARKQGYAVVRDELDIGLTAMAAPVYNVHRELVASISLSGPSFRMDVERERELLAPLRSAATDLSTRLGWHG; encoded by the coding sequence ATGGCAGCCGAGGGGAGCGATGGAGGTGATCGGTCCCCGGTGCAGTCCGTCGACCGGGCTCTGACCATCCTGGAGATCCTGGCACGCACAGGTGAGGCAGGTCTGGGGGAGATCGCCGAGGAGCTGGGGGTTCACAAGAGCACCGTCAGCCGGATGGTCGCCGCCTTGTCTGCCCATGACCTGGTGGAGCAGTCCGAGGCACGCGGTCCGGTGCGGCTAGGCGCGGGCATCCTTCGCCTGGCCGGGGCGACCACTGCCCGGCTCGACCTCGTCCAGGAGGGGCGGCCGGTCTGCCGGCGACTGGCGGAGGAGACCGGCGAGACCGTCAACGTCGCGGTGATGGCCGGACACACGGCTCTTTACGTGGATCAGGCGCTCGGCCCTTCGACGATCACCTCCCACAACTGGGTTGGACAGCAGATCCCGCTGCACGCTACGTCGAACGGCAGGGTGCTGGTCGGTGCGCTCTCCCCCGCCGAGCGCAGGAAGGCCTGGGGTGAGCTCACCGCCTTCACCGAGCACACGGTGACGCAGCCCGCGGAGCTGGAACGGCTTGTCGCGGTGGCCCGCAAGCAGGGTTATGCCGTGGTGCGTGACGAGCTGGACATCGGCCTCACCGCGATGGCTGCCCCCGTCTACAACGTCCACCGGGAGCTGGTGGCCTCGATCAGCCTGTCCGGCCCGTCCTTCCGGATGGACGTCGAGCGGGAGCGGGAGCTGCTCGCACCGCTGCGCAGCGCGGCGACCGACCTGTCCACCCGGCTCGGGTGGCACGGCTGA
- a CDS encoding FAD-binding and (Fe-S)-binding domain-containing protein gives MTDVEATTERRERKDRFMSRLGRLGQEMATDRPLERHALAHDASHYLLIPDVVVRPRSTEEVAALLRACAQEGMPLTFRSGGTSLSGQAVTEHVLVDTRLHFSRDVQVLDDGARVRVAPGVTVRQVNARLAPYRTKLGPDPASEGACTVGGVVANNSSGMHCGTEFNTYETLDSLVVVLSSGTVLDTGAEDAGERLRALEPALHEGLLRLRDRLRGDPESVATVRRLFSLKNTMGYGLNSFLDHDDPVAILEHLMVGSEGTLGFIASVTFQTVPVRPKVATGLLVFDTVRAATGVVPQIVEAGAVTAELLDAASLRVSALAPGAPAQITGLQVEEHAALLVEWHADTAEELAGVTSAAQQVLEALPLTAPAVLTGAVAERAALWTVRKALYSAVAGARPQGTNALLEDIAVPLDVLGRTCVDLTAMFDRHGYEESVIFGHAKDGNVHFMLNERFTDPVALQRYADFTEDMVELVLARGGTLKAEHGTGRIMAPFVERQYGHELYAVMRELKALFDPAGLLGPGTILGDDPLVHLKDLKTAPVVEEEVDRCVECGFCEPVCPSRDLTLTPRQRIVLRREMTAAADRGHLELAASLEADYDYPGLQTCAVDGMCQTACPVQINTGDLVRRLRAEDAGPIAQGSWAAAARGWAPVSRAGSIGLSVADRLPGPLGEAATGLARRVLPDELVPAYHRELPRGGPARRQVEHPAAEAVLFPACVGSMFGPEEGSQGASAALVRLAGRAGAGVRTPTGLAGLCCGTPWKSKGLTQGYAVMARRVLPALWEASGQGRLPVVTDAASCTAGVRVMVQNAAEHGHPESVGIRVVDAVEWAATALLPRLPDPRRVGRVVLHPTCGTQTLGVTIYLERLAASLSHEVVVPTDWGCCGFAGDRGLLHPELTASATAPEVAELSQRGLLDAHPQDTIFLSDNRTCEIGMTRATGRTYRHVLEQLESATR, from the coding sequence ATGACGGACGTCGAGGCCACCACGGAGCGTCGCGAACGAAAAGACCGGTTCATGTCCCGGCTCGGTCGCCTGGGCCAGGAGATGGCCACCGACCGGCCGTTGGAGCGTCACGCTCTCGCGCACGACGCCTCGCACTATCTGCTCATCCCCGATGTCGTCGTCCGCCCGCGCAGCACCGAGGAGGTGGCCGCGCTCCTGCGAGCATGTGCTCAGGAGGGGATGCCCCTGACCTTCCGCTCGGGTGGGACGAGCCTGTCCGGTCAGGCCGTGACGGAGCACGTGCTGGTCGACACCCGGCTTCACTTCTCTCGGGACGTGCAGGTGCTCGACGACGGCGCTCGGGTCCGGGTTGCCCCCGGCGTCACGGTGCGCCAGGTCAACGCGCGGCTGGCTCCATACCGGACCAAACTCGGCCCGGACCCGGCGAGCGAGGGGGCGTGCACGGTCGGTGGGGTGGTGGCCAACAACTCCAGCGGCATGCACTGCGGCACCGAGTTCAACACCTACGAGACGCTGGACTCGCTCGTGGTCGTCCTGTCCAGCGGCACGGTCCTGGACACCGGTGCCGAGGATGCGGGCGAACGGCTGAGGGCGCTGGAGCCGGCCTTGCACGAAGGGTTGCTGCGGCTGCGCGACCGGCTGCGCGGTGACCCTGAGTCGGTCGCTACTGTCCGCAGATTGTTCTCGTTGAAGAACACGATGGGGTACGGCCTCAACTCCTTCCTCGACCACGACGACCCGGTCGCGATCCTTGAGCACCTCATGGTTGGCAGCGAGGGGACGCTCGGCTTCATCGCGTCGGTGACCTTCCAGACGGTGCCGGTGCGGCCTAAGGTGGCGACCGGGCTGCTCGTCTTCGACACGGTCCGCGCGGCCACGGGTGTCGTCCCGCAGATCGTGGAGGCGGGTGCCGTCACGGCCGAGCTGCTGGACGCTGCTTCCCTGCGCGTCTCTGCGCTTGCCCCGGGCGCCCCTGCCCAGATCACCGGGCTGCAGGTGGAGGAGCATGCGGCCCTGCTGGTGGAGTGGCATGCCGACACCGCCGAGGAGCTCGCCGGGGTCACGAGCGCAGCCCAGCAGGTGCTCGAGGCCCTGCCACTGACCGCACCTGCCGTGCTCACCGGTGCGGTCGCCGAGCGGGCCGCGCTCTGGACTGTCCGCAAGGCTCTCTATTCCGCGGTGGCTGGTGCCCGGCCTCAAGGCACCAACGCCCTGCTGGAGGACATCGCCGTCCCCCTCGACGTCCTGGGCCGCACCTGCGTCGACCTCACCGCCATGTTCGACCGGCACGGTTATGAGGAGTCGGTGATCTTCGGGCACGCCAAGGACGGCAACGTCCATTTCATGCTCAACGAGAGGTTCACCGACCCCGTCGCCCTGCAGCGCTATGCGGACTTCACCGAGGACATGGTCGAGCTCGTCCTCGCCCGCGGTGGGACGCTCAAGGCTGAGCACGGGACCGGGCGGATCATGGCGCCGTTCGTCGAGCGGCAGTACGGGCACGAGCTCTACGCGGTCATGCGGGAACTCAAGGCACTGTTCGACCCCGCAGGTCTGCTGGGACCCGGCACGATCCTGGGAGATGACCCACTGGTCCACCTCAAGGACCTCAAGACCGCGCCTGTCGTGGAGGAGGAGGTTGACCGCTGCGTGGAGTGCGGATTCTGCGAGCCGGTCTGCCCCTCGCGCGACCTCACCCTCACCCCCCGCCAGCGGATCGTGCTGCGGCGCGAGATGACCGCGGCGGCTGACCGTGGTCACCTGGAGCTCGCCGCCTCCCTGGAGGCCGATTACGACTACCCCGGGCTGCAGACGTGCGCGGTGGATGGGATGTGCCAGACCGCCTGCCCTGTGCAGATCAACACCGGCGACCTGGTCCGCCGGCTCCGCGCGGAGGACGCGGGGCCGATCGCCCAGGGGAGCTGGGCCGCGGCCGCACGGGGATGGGCGCCCGTCAGCCGCGCGGGGAGCATCGGTCTCTCGGTCGCCGACCGGCTGCCGGGGCCGCTGGGCGAGGCGGCAACCGGTCTGGCTCGCCGGGTCCTGCCGGACGAGCTCGTGCCCGCCTATCACCGAGAGCTGCCGCGCGGCGGGCCGGCCCGTCGGCAGGTCGAGCACCCGGCCGCGGAGGCGGTCCTGTTCCCCGCCTGCGTCGGATCGATGTTCGGGCCCGAGGAGGGCAGCCAGGGCGCGAGCGCCGCGCTGGTCCGGCTCGCGGGCCGCGCGGGTGCGGGCGTGCGCACCCCCACCGGCCTCGCCGGGCTGTGCTGCGGCACACCGTGGAAGAGCAAGGGACTGACCCAGGGGTATGCCGTGATGGCACGCCGGGTGCTGCCTGCCCTGTGGGAAGCGAGCGGTCAGGGACGCCTGCCGGTCGTGACAGACGCCGCGTCCTGCACCGCGGGCGTCAGGGTGATGGTCCAGAACGCGGCCGAGCACGGCCACCCGGAAAGCGTCGGCATCAGGGTCGTGGATGCGGTCGAGTGGGCCGCCACGGCACTGCTCCCGCGGCTGCCGGACCCCCGCCGGGTCGGACGCGTGGTGCTGCACCCGACGTGTGGGACGCAGACGCTCGGCGTGACCATCTACCTCGAACGTCTCGCGGCCTCGTTGTCGCATGAGGTCGTCGTCCCCACAGACTGGGGCTGCTGCGGGTTCGCCGGTGACCGAGGCCTGCTGCATCCCGAGCTCACCGCCTCGGCCACCGCTCCGGAGGTGGCGGAGCTTTCCCAGCGTGGGCTGCTGGATGCCCACCCGCAAGACACAATTTTCCTGTCCGACAACCGGACGTGCGAGATCGGGATGACCCGCGCCACCGGCCGCACCTACCGACACGTGCTGGAACAGCTGGAGTCCGCCACCCGCTGA
- the orn gene encoding oligoribonuclease: protein MAGERIVWIDCEMTGLDLQADALVEVACLVTDSELNVLGDGVDVVIRPPQEALDQMGDFVREMHTQSGLLPLLENGTTLQDAQERVLAYVREHVPEGRKAPLGGNTVGTDRTFLARDMPELETHLHYRIVDVSSIKELARRWYPRAYFAAPKKTGGHRALGDIQDSIAELRYYREAVFKDQPGLDTATLRGIAARHTTIPASPEPPATPGSPEPLTP from the coding sequence GTGGCTGGTGAGCGGATTGTCTGGATCGACTGCGAGATGACAGGGCTGGACCTGCAGGCGGATGCCCTGGTCGAGGTCGCGTGCCTGGTCACCGACTCCGAGCTGAACGTCCTCGGGGACGGGGTTGACGTCGTGATCCGGCCCCCGCAGGAGGCGCTGGACCAGATGGGCGACTTCGTCCGGGAGATGCACACACAGTCCGGGCTCCTGCCGCTGCTTGAGAACGGCACCACCCTGCAGGACGCCCAGGAGCGGGTCCTCGCCTACGTGCGTGAGCACGTCCCCGAGGGCCGCAAGGCGCCCCTGGGCGGCAACACGGTCGGCACCGACCGCACCTTCCTGGCCCGGGACATGCCCGAGCTGGAGACCCACCTGCACTACCGCATCGTCGACGTCTCCTCGATCAAGGAGCTGGCCCGCCGCTGGTATCCACGCGCCTACTTCGCCGCGCCCAAGAAGACCGGTGGGCACCGGGCCCTGGGCGACATCCAGGACAGCATCGCCGAGCTGCGCTACTACCGCGAGGCGGTCTTCAAGGACCAGCCTGGCCTCGACACCGCCACCCTGCGGGGCATCGCCGCGCGGCATACGACCATCCCAGCCTCCCCCGAGCCCCCGGCCACCCCTGGCTCCCCGGAGCCCCTCACTCCCTGA